From Chiloscyllium punctatum isolate Juve2018m chromosome 36, sChiPun1.3, whole genome shotgun sequence, the proteins below share one genomic window:
- the LOC140460757 gene encoding uncharacterized protein → MEKPEESRPVVEPWKCGDCGKGFRVPSALETHRRSHTGERPFPCTDCGKAFIHSSHLLTHQRDHTGERPFSCPVCGKAFTQASTLLTHQRVHTGERPFSCPECGKTFTQASTLLRHQRVHTGERPFSCPECGKTFSNSSTLLAHQHVHTGDRPFTCSQCGKGFSDSSSLLTHQRVHTGERPFSCPVCGKAFTQASTLLTHQWVHTRESQFSYSQCRKGFTCSSHLLTHQRVHTGERPFTCSQCRKGFRYTSHLLTHWRVHTGERPFSCPKCGKGFSTSSSLLRHRRVHTRERPFTCSQSGKAITYSSHLRKHQRVHVPSQGD, encoded by the coding sequence atggagaaacctgaggaatcccgcCCTGTGGTGGAgccgtggaagtgtggcgactgtgggaaaggctttcgtgtcccatctgccctggagacacatcggcgcagtcacaccggggagaggccattcccctgcaccgactgcgggaaggccttcatacattcctcccacctgctgacccaccagcgggaccacacgggggagaggcccttcagctgcccagtgtgcgggaaggcctttacccaggcctccaccctgctgacccaccagcgggtccacacgggggagaggcccttcagctgcccagagtgcgggaagacctttacccaggcctccactCTACTGaggcaccagcgtgtccacaccggggagaggcccttcagctgccccgagtgcggaaagaccttcagcaattcctctacCCTGTTGGCCCACCAGCATGTCCACACCGGGGataggccgttcacctgctctcagtgcgggaagggcttcagcgattcctccagcctgctgacccaccagcgggtccatacgggggagaggcccttcagctgccccgtgtgtgggaaggcctttacccaggcctccaccctgctgacccaccagtgggtccacaccagggagagCCAGTTCAGTTACTctcagtgcaggaagggcttcacctgctcctcccacctgctgacccaccagcgggtccacacgggggagaggccatttacctgctctcagtgcaggaagggcttcaggtatacctcccacctgctgacccactggcgggtccacacgggagagaggcccttcagctgccccaaatGCGGAAAGGGCTTCAGCACATCTTCCTCCCTCCTGaggcaccggcgggtccacaccagggagaggccattcacctgctctcagtctgGGAAGGCCATCACctactcctcccacctgcggaagcaccagcgagttcacgtgccatcgcagggagattga
- the LOC140460788 gene encoding uncharacterized protein, translated as MEKPEESRPVEKPWKCGDCGKGFRVPSALETHQRSHTGERPFPCTDCGMAFRHSSHLLAHQRDHTGERPFSCPDCGKAFRYSSSLMRHQRVHTGERPFSCPECGKAYTDISSLMRHRRAHTGERPFSCPECGKAFTDISSLMRHQQIHTGERPFSCPECGKAFSYSSALRSHRRIHTGEKPFSCPECGKAFTDVSTLQKHQRIHTGERPFSCPECGKAYTDISSLMRHQRIHTGERPFTCSQCRKAFSSSSTLLTHQRVHTGERPFTCSQCGKGFTCSSNLRSHRRVHTGERPFSCPECGKAFSDSSNLLAHQRIHTGERPFTCSQCGKGFTRTSHLLTHQRRIHTGEGPFSCPECGKAFSKCSDLLRHQRSHTRERPFNCPKCGKRFTRASHLLRHQLAHTGERPFSCPECGKRFAQAYNLLTHRRVHTGERPFSCPECGKAFSSSPTLLRHQRVHTGERPFSCTECGKAFSDFSSLLTHQRVHTGERPFSCTDCGKAFNNSSSLLTHQRIHTGERPFSCPECGKAFNNSSSLLTHRRVHTGERPFSCTDCGKAFSNSSNLLTHQRIHTGERPFSCPECGKAFNNSSTLLRHQRVHTGERPFPCADCGKAFSNSSHLLTHRRVHTGERPFRCPECGKDFTRSSHLQRHQRVHVPPQGGLKE; from the exons atggagaaacctgaggaatcccgccccgtggagaaaccgtggaagtgtggtgactgtgggaaaggcttccgtgtcccgtctgccctggagactcatcagcgcagtcacaccggggagaggccattcccctgcaccgactgcgggatggccttcagacattcctctcacctgttggcccaccagcgggaccacacgggggagaggcccttcagctgtccagattgtgggaaggccttcagataTTCCTCCTCCCTGATGaggcaccagcgtgtccacacgggggagaggccctttagctgccccgagtgcgggaaggcgtATACCGACATCTCCTCCCTGATGAGGCACCGGCGTgcccacactggggagaggcccttcagctgccccgagtgcgggaaggcctttaccgacatctcctccctgatgaggcaccagcagatccacacgggggagaggcccttcagctgccccgagtgtgggaaggccttcagttatTCCTCTGCCCTGCGGAGCCACCGGCgcatccacacgggggagaagcccttcagctgccctgaatgtgggaaggccttcacagACGTCTCCACCCTGCAGAAgcaccagcgtatccacacgggggagaggcccttcagctgccccgagtgtgggaaggcctatACTGACATCTCCTCCCTGATGaggcaccagcggatccacacgggggagaggccctttacctgctctcagtgccggaaggccttcagcagttcctccaccctgctgacccaccagcgggtccacaccggggagaggccgttcacctgctctcagtgcgggaagggcttcacctgctcctccaacCTGCGGAGCCACCGacgtgtccacacgggggagaggcccttcagctgccccgagtgtgggaaggcctttagcGATTCCTCGaacctgctggcccaccagcggatccacaccggggagaggccgttcacctgctctcagtgtgggaagggcttcacccgcacctcccacctgctgacccatcagcga CGCATCCACACAGGGGAGgggccgttctcctgccccgagtgtgggaaggccttcagcaaatgCTCCGACCTTCTGAGGCACCAGCGCTCCCACACGAGAGAGAGGCCCTTCAACTGCCCCAAGTGCGGGAAGAGATTTACCCGggcctcccacctgctgagacaccagctggcccacacaggggagaggccgttctcctgccctgaATGTGGGAAGAGATTTGCCCAGGCCTACAACCTGTTGACCCACCggagggtccacaccggggagaggcccttcagctgccccgagtgcgggaaggccttcagcagttcccccaccctgctgagacaccaacgtgttcacacgggggagaggcccttcagctgcaccgagtgcgggaaggccttcagcgatttctcttccctgctgacccaccagcgggtccacacgggggagaggcccttcagctgcaccgactgcgggaaggccttcaacaattcctcttctctgctgacccaccagcgaatccacacgggggagaggcccttcagctgcccagagtgtgggaaggccttcaacaattcctcttctctgctgacccaccggcgcgtccatacgggggagaggcccttcagctgcaccgactgcgggaaggccttcagcaattcctccaacctgctgacccaccagcggatccacacgggggagaggcccttcagctgccccgagtgcgggaaggccttcaacaattcctccaccctgctgagacaccaacgtgtccacacgggggagaggccgttcccctgcgctgactgcgggaaggccttcagcaattcctcccacctgctgacccatcggcgggtccacacgggggagaggcccttcagatGCCCCGAGTGCGGAAAGGACTTCACGCGCTCCTCCCACCTTCagaggcaccagcgagttcacgtaCCACCGCAGGGGGGATTGAAGGAATGA